CATTCTACTCTTAATGTAGAAGATAAATTCAGATGGCAAGAATTTATTTCACATACCATGTTTCaaatatcagtttcatctgtAAAACAAGATATATGTAATATTTTATTGTTTCTATCTTTGATGTACTTGGAATCGATGTATTTAATTTtacaatattaatgaaatcaagatgtttccttgaaaaaaaacaaaaatctggAATGACCAAACTAATTAAACACGTTTTGATTAACAACAATAAATATTTTAACTAATTAAGGTTGGTAACTTAACAACCAAAGCCGTAAGAAGCCTTACGATTAGATTTTTTTGTCACACCCAactataacaatttttttttaattcttaaaTTGGTTTCCCCGACTAAGTTACGGTTAGGACTTAGGAGTTCATGTTCACCTAATCGTACGCTTATTTTACAGCTAGTTTATAAAGGAAAACACTTACAGTAAGCCGGTATGAAAAGCTAAAAAATTCAGTATTTTTACATATTGTAACCAAATTTTATCGGATTCACCTACCTGAAATCTTTTCCTGAAATAACTCATTTTAATTGAGCAAATCAAAATCtaggatttttcaaaaaaaactatttttttttgttccctCCAAAAACCGATAACACAAACTCTAACGTTTTCCTTTAATTATAAATCAATATCATTAATCTAATCTAATATTGGATTAGCCAAGCTAATTTATTGATCAACACTGATTAAATGAGGGTTTTTAgccattatgaaaatattttagaTATGGGATTTTTGAAATTACtaatagatgatctatttttgtcCTTTTGTTAAAGCCCCTCTATTAGAATGTGAAGCCCCTATATTAGGTTTCAATTAAAATCTCCGCAATTGTTTGCATTGAAGTACCTCTCACAAAATTTATACTTTTTTATCGGTGTTAACCATTTGTCTAGAAAATGACTGATAGAGAATAGCATATTATTCTTCATGTCACTCATAACTATGGtcctaagagcagtttctatggaCTCGACAAACTtgtagtttgttcattttgctcccacatgGACTCAACAAATATGAAAAACGGATGGGAAAACCAACAAATTTGAGGGTTTGTTAAGTGAGGCAGAAGATCTCACGCGCGCTTGACGGAAAAACGGGCGGTTGTATCCCAGAAACGCTGACGTGTGACCCAAAACCGCTAGTTTTTCCTTCACACACCAGTGTCTGAAATGGATCCTCCAACGTGTGAACCAAAACCGCCAACGGCTAAATCTAGACGGCTGAAAAATCTTTTCATCCAATGGCAACAATTTTGAGTTCTAataatactcctcatttcaactccaaattcacacatacTACACATTCTAAAtctcttcactctcaaatcatctacaaaaatacctcccagagttcgtggtgttagattcactcaacaagaggatttagttatttgtagagcctttgtttttcacacacaagatgttGTTATTAGGAACTTAGCCGAATCAACGTTGTGTTTATGGGAGAAAGTTTATAGAATGTTTGCCGCTGAAACGAGGAACATTTATGGGCGTGATTTTTACAGATTGTCGCATCGTTTTAGTGAAATTAGTCGTCATGTATTGGAATTCCTAGATGTACATCTGAAAGATGGTCCATCTAAAGCACATCGTTACTTCTCTTGAATGCCTTTACCggtctttacaatggaagaagttgttactcttgttcgatgttggttacatcgtatgatgagaccaatgTAAAGTGATTATTTCTGAGAAAGAGTACTGGAACATTTTGTAGCGTCGCGGAACGAAACCATAAGAAccagtaagagcctagaactaagattTTCATTTATCACTAATGATGTCAAACATTACAcagaagttttgtggatggttaacgatagcaattctggattatcgaacgaagaactggtgagtataCCTTTGTCCGCACTgatcaactgcatcataaatatcttaactgttgtttatctgttttacagaaaaccatcgctcgcaccaagtttactgaagaaaccgGAAGatagtttaagcattttgaatgatACGAATTTTGTAGAGATAATGTCGCTGGATTTGTTGTAATTTAATTTGGGTTTGTTGTCATTTATTAAAATGTATTTTGATGTTATATGCAAGTTTAAAATGTAACAAATATCGATGAATCTGAAATTAAAGTCTATTGTaaattcaatatattttcttttattgatATCACTGTCAGTTCTTACAAGATATAAatttagacaataataaaaagtaaacaacttcaataaaaattaaGTACAAGCTTTGACCTCATGTTTATCtacatttgacgtatcttccattcgACGTGCTCTTTCACAGTTTcgcttttgtttttgaattttttgttattaACTTTCAAAACTTGAGCTCTTCTTTGCTTTTTAACGAAACATTTTCTTGGAGTAACTTATTTTCAATAAAAAAGTGGATATTCCATGATGGGATTAGGAAAGTCGTTGGATTTGAGGACCACTTCAGGGGAACAATTGTAAACTCAGATTAATTTATttgagaaaattaataaaattcaGGTCGGTAACAGTCAACTACAATCAACGTCAATTTTAAATACCAACCactaagttggacaaatgttagaccacaCACTAATtttggacaaaatgtaagtaccaaAAGTCAATTAACCCGAAAAAAATTAAGATCGCAGATTCACTTACGGTTAGGTATTCTTAGAACTCCTAACCTTAgataataacaataaaaaaaaattgtgttgtTACGGTTTGGTTAAGCCCAACCTTAAGAAATCATGTGCATTGCTATTCTCTTGATAcatgtctcttgatcctgtgcaTGAAAAATATATGGtaataaagatttattaagattttttaggaagatttttttttgttaaggttCACTGGAATAAATCAATTAATGTATTAGGATTACAAATAGTGAAAATAAATAGTCTaataaaaaatcaataaatatataTTGAGAGCTTTTAGGAAGAACAATTATCACTGAGATTTTCTCATTTTTCGCTTATGCTGGGACCAACAAAAATTCTTAAAATTTTCCTTAAATGATTTCTGAACATTTtttaatttatcaaaaattcTTTGGTTACCAAACTAAAAATTCACAGATTTTATAGTTATCAAACTAAACACGTTTTTACCAAAGTAAACTAATTACCAAACTGAAAATTCTTTGATTTTCTGTTGAATAAAATCTTGAATTGTACCAAGGCCTAATATCTGTGTTTGTTGAGAAAACTTGTCCTCTCCCTCGTAACCGGTTTCTCTAGTGTTTCTCTTCCCTAATTACGAATTTCctgatttgtttcaattgtgatcCAAATCTATCAGATCTGATATTTTCAGATCTTTCGGATTGATTTAGTTACAATCATTAGTTACTAGTATTATTAAATaaatcattgttttttttttcaaaacgatTTTAGGGTGTGCGTATGATCatggtatttttattttttttattagttgaTTTCATATATAATGGCACCTATATGCCTATTAGAAGATTATATCAGCCGTAATGGCGTTTCCATTGAATGCTTTCATCACAGATATATCATCGAGAACGATTTTTCGGAAGTGGTCATGATTTTATAATCTTTTGAAGATAAGTGTCTCCAAGAAGTGATGGTGATAACAATGAAATGGGCATGTTATTCCCTTCCGGGAAAATTTACTCTTAAAGGAGAAGAAAAATTAAATTGGGCAGATTATTCCCTTCTGGGACATTTTACTCTTAATGTAGAAGACAAATTCACATGGCAAGAATTTATTTCACATACCATGTTTCaaatatcagtttcatctgtAAAACAAGATATATGTAATATTTTATTGTTTCTATCTTTGATGTACTTGGAATCGATGTATTTAATTTtacaatattaatgaaatcaagatgtttccttgaaaaaaaacaaaaatctggAATGACCAAACTAATTAAACACGTTTTGATTAACAACAATAAATATTTTAACTAATTAAGGTTGGTAACTTAACAACCAAAGCCGTAAGAAGCCTTACGATTAGATTTTTTTGTCACACCCAactataacaatttttttttaattcttaaaTTGGTTTCCCCGACTAAGTTACGGTTAGGACTTAGGAGTTCATGTTCACCTAATCGTACGCTTATTTTACAGCTAGTTTATAAAGGAAAACACTTACAGTAAGCCGGTATGAAAAGCTAAAAAATTCAGTATTTTTACATATTGTAACCAAATTTTATCGGATTCACCTACCTGAAATCTTTTCCTGAAATAACTCATTTTAATTGAGCAAATCAAAATCtaggatttttcaaaaaaaactatttttttttgttccctCCAAAAACCGATAACACAAACTCTAACGTTTTCCTTTAATTATAAATCAATATCATTAATCTAATCTAATATTGGATTAGCCAAGCTAATTTATTGATCAACACTGATTAAATGAGGGTTTTTAgccattatgaaaatattttagaTATGGGATTTTTGAAATTACtaatagatgatctatttttgtcCTTTTGTTAAAGCCCCTCTATTAGAATGTGAAGCCCCTATATTAGGTTTCAATTAAAATCTCCGCAATTGTTTGCATTGAAGTACCTCTCACAAAATTTATACTTTTTTATCGGTGTTAACCATTTGTCTAGAAAATGACTGATAGAGAATAGCATATTATTCTTCATGTCACTCATAACTATGGtcctaagagcagtttctatggaCTCGACAAACTtgtagtttgttcattttgctcccacatgGACTCAACAAATATGAAAAACGGATGGGAAAACCAACAAATTTGAGGGTTTGTTAAGTGAGGCAGAAGATCTCACGCGCGCTTGACGGAAAAACGGGCGGTTGTATCCCAGAAACGCTGACGTGTGACCCAAAACCGCTAGTTTTTCCTTCACACACCAGTGTCTGAAATGGATCCTCCAACGTGTGAACCAAAACCGCCAACGGCTAAATCTAGACGGCTGAAAAATCTTTTCATCCAATGGCAACAATTTTGAGTTCTAataatactcctcatttcaactccaaattcacacatacTACACATTCTAAAtctcttcactctcaaatcatctacaaaaatacctcccagagttcgtggtgttagattcactcaacaagaggatttagttatttgtagagcctttgtttttcacacacaagatgttGTTATTAGGAACTTAGCCGAATCAACGTTGTGTTTATGGGAGAAAGTTTATAGAATGTTTGCCGCTGAAACGAGGAACATTTATGGGCGTGATTTTTACAGATTGTCGCATCGTTTTAGTGAAATTAGTCGTCATGTATTGGAATTCCTAGATGTACATCTGAAAGATGGTCCATCTAAAGCACATCGTTACTTCTCTTGAATGCCTTTACCggtctttacaatggaagaagttgttactcttgttcgatgttggttacatcgtatgatgagaccaatgTAAAGTGAttatttctgggaaagagtactgGAACATTTTGTAGCGTCGCGGAACGAAACCATAAGAAccagtaagagcctagaactaagattTTCATTTATCACTAATGATGTCAAACATTACAcagaagttttgtggatggttcacgatagcaattctggattatccaacgaagaactggtgagtataCCTTTGTCCGCACTgatcaactgcatcataaatatcttaactgttgtttatctgttttacagaaaaccatcgctcgcaccaagtttactgaagaaaccgGAAGatagtttaagcattttgaatgatACGAATTTTGTAGAGATAATGTCACTGGATTTGTTGTAATTTAATTTGGGTTTGTTGTCATTTATTAAAATGTATTTTGATGTTATATGCAAGTTTAAAATGTAACAAATATCGATGAATCTGAAATTAAAGTCTGTTGTaaattcaatatattttcttttattgatATCACTGTCAGTTCTTACAAGATATAAatttagacaataataaaaagtaaacaacttcaataaaaattaaGTACAAGCTTTGACCTCCTGTTTATCtacatttgacgtatcttccattcgACGTGCTCTTTCACAGTTTcgcttttgtttttgaattttttgttattaACTTTCAAAACTTGAGCTCTTCTTTGCTTTTTAACGAAACATTTTCTTGGAATAACTTCAAAAACTTGAACTTTCCTCTTACAATTTTCGATGTTTTTAAAActtccacatatcttagaaacaacggcttcaagttttgcatcgcaaaaaagtgtgatcgccttttcagtcatttcaccaacaataaaactaaaaaattgaaaatagatttagaagaaaaaattctagagaagtgaattttggtgtgagtaaATTGTTTGAAGATCGCGGTAATTTATACAGATAAAAAACTGAACGTTTTCAATTTTGAAAAACCAACGGTTGTcggttttactacaaacgccCGCAGTTGAATATCACACGCCGAATTTTTTCTTCACAGTTTGGCGGATGTCGTATGGCCTGACGCTTAATGATCAAACCGCCCACTTCTTTTTCCATAGTGAAAAACGTGTTTGGCCATCTACCTGGGTCAACAAAACTTTTCATTTGTACATGGCCGTAGGAATTGCCGAAGGAATATTTGTAACTTTGTACATTTGGAAAACATTTTAAAAGGCCCATCGTAAGTATCACTCCTTTGGGTACGGAGACTGGGGGAGTACATCCTGAAAATAAAAACATTGAACCAGAAACCAACACTCGTTctttgcttcaaaaagaaaagataaaaaaaacactCACCAGTCAGAAAGAATTGGTATGTTTCGAACAACAAATTCATTCAGTATAGTGTTAATAGATGAGACGAACCCAAATACTCTATCAATcgtatcttcatcttcaaacacAACAGCAAATCAAGTTTCTCGATTTCCAGGTTTGTATTCATTCCCAAATTTATTCCATTAAACCCCACTCTGATAAACCCTTTTCTACAAACCTAGAATTTCAACATTCTAATGAAAAACCCATCTCATATACTGAATATTCAGACCTAATTTACAAAACCCACGCTCTGATTAATCCCTCTGTAATTGTAAAATCTCTTTCTCACAATCTTTCTTATCTCTGGGAGAATCAGAAAAATGAGAACTTTGTTCAAGTTTCATCTCTTAAAGAAATTCTTCTAAAACTCTCTGATATATCACCTGAATCTATACGTGGGTTTTGGAGGGTTTCGGGTTTGAGACCTCATGATGTTCATCAGATTTTATTGGGTTTCAATTTTGATTGTGGGAATTTTGCAAATGAAAAGGAAAAGGTGGGATTTTTATGGGAATTGTTTAATCTTGCTTCTCAGGATTTTCAGCATTTGCCACAATCATATGTTATCATGGCTTCCATGCTTATCAGGGTTGGGTTGCTCAAAGAAGGTGAGTCTGTTCTTAGGATTATAGAGCCTCTGGGGGTTTTATCAGGTTGTCATGACATCTCCAGTGAGTTGATTGAAGGGTATGTTAGAACTAGAGACTTAGAAAGTTCAGTTTCGGCATATAATTGGTTGAGAAGTCAAGGTTTAGTCTTGTCTAATTTGTGTTATAAAGGTTTTATTGAGCTTTTGATTGAAATGAACAAGATACAAGTAGCATATAAGGTGTTTGTTGATATGGTTGATGTTGGGATTGGACCTAATGACGCGGGGAAGTGCACGTTAGAAGTTATTGTAAAGTCATTGTGCAAGGAATGGAAGATTCAGAAAGCTAGAAATCTGGTTAAGAAGGTTATATCAACTGGTTTCAAACCTAGTTATGGAGTAGTTAATTTGATAGCCAATGGATACTGCGAAAAGAAAGATTTTAAGGATTTATTgaattttttgagtgagagaaaGTGTGCACCGGATCCGGCAGTTTGCAATAAGATTTTACAGTCTCAGTGCAGGGATTTTGGTACAGAAGAAGCTTACTTGTTTATGAGGGAATTGGAGCATTTAGGCTACAAACCTGATGAGATAACATTTGGCATCTTTATAAGTTGGAGTTGTCGAGAGGGGAAGCTGAAAGATGCTTTTATTTATCTTTCAGAACTTTTGTCTAGACAATTAGAACCTGATATTTATTCTTATAATGCTCTCATAGCTGGGTTGTTTAAGGAGGGCATGTGGAAAAATGCGAAAGAAGTATATGATGAAATGATTAGGGGAAGGATAATACTTGATGTATCTACTTGCAAGGTTCTCTTAGCTGGTTACTGTAAATCTAGACGATTTGATGAAGTGAAAGAAGTTATTAAGGAGATGGTTAATCATGGTTTAATTCAGTTATCTATGGTAGAGGATCCTCTGTCGAAGGCGTTTACAATTTTGGGTCTCGACCCATTGACGACAAAAGTGAAGAGAGATAATGATGCTGTTCTTTCGAAAGCAGAATTCTTCGACAATCTTGGAAATGGTTTATATCTAGAAGCAGATGTTGATGAGTATGAGAGGACTTTAATGGGGGTTCTAAAAGATGCAGTGATATCTGACTTTAACCCTCTGATATTAAAGGAATGTGATCTCCCTGATATAAAAGCTGCACTGGTGTTGACAGACGATATTGTTCGTCGAGGGAAGCATCCATCTTTGTCTGCATTCTCTGCACTGGTGAAAGGCCTTTGTGAATCCGGCTTGCGTTCTGATGTTGTTACAGCTATCCATCTATTAGAAGAAATGCCAGACCATGTTTACCGGTTGGATGTGGAAACTTTGAATTTTCTTATTCGTGCTATTAGCAAAATAGATGACTGTCAAAGGGGGAGAATACTTTTGGAGGGGATGCACCAAAGAAGTCTGGTAGTTGAGAACAAAACATATGGGGCTCTGTTTATTGGCTTCTGTAAGAAAAAGAGCGTAAAAGAAGTTCATGAATTTTTTGAGCTTGCTCGAAGACATAAATGGTTGCCCAGCTTGAAGGATAGCAAGTCTGTTGTGAGATATCTATGTCAGCAGGAAATGTTTCAAGAAATGTTAGGGCTTTTGGAAAGCATGTTAGATGCAAATAGTCACCTAATTTCTGATTTAAGTAATGTGTTTcttgaagagctttgtgatttgGGTTTTACAAGCATTGGCCAAGCTCTTGTAGAAGAAGTTCTAAGATGGGGATTAGTCCTGGATCGCACAGCTTACAGTCATCTAATAAGAGGGTTTTGTCAGGAGGGAAGATTTCTCGAAGCCTTTTCAATTCTTGAAACTTTGGTAGAAAAGGGCATTACTCCAAGTGTGGATGCATATGGTTTGTTGATCTATCAGCTATGCAGGTTCGACAAATTGGAAAAAGCTAGGGCTTTGAAGGAGGTCATGTTGAGAGAGGAATCAACTGCATCTTTATCTGTATATGGTGCATTTGTTGATGGCTTATCCAAGAATCATCAAATTAGTGAGGCAACCCTCCAATTCCAAGAAATGGTGGCAAAGGGAATCTACCCCAAAACTGGGACTTATAATGCAATGATTCAGGGGTATTGTCGAGCAGACAATTTGAGAAAAGTAAGGGAACTGGTTAGTAACATGGTTAGGAAAAATATCTGCATCTCTATCTCGAGTTACCGTGATTTGTTGAGATTGATGTGTTCTCAAGGTAAAGTGCTTTGTGCATTGAAACTGAAAGATTACATGGTGACGCAAGGCTATTCTTCACTGCATGTCTTCTATAATATACTGATCTTCCATCTTTTAAGAATTGGGAATATCTTACCTGTTACATCACTTCTAGACGAAATGCACAGGAAAGGCCTTTACCCCGATGAATTCACATACAATTTTCTCGTGTATGGCTATTATAAATGTCGCgagttcccaaaatcaatggTTTTTCTTAAGACGATGATTGATAAGGACCTAAGACCGAACAATCGCAGTCTGAAATCCATGATCACTCATCTTTGTAGTCAAAAGGAGCTCGATGAGGCATTGGAGTTGAGTAGAATAATGGAATTTAATGGCTGGAATCATGGTTCAATTATTCAAAATGCAATTGTAGAAGGTCTTCTCTCTAAAGGTAGAATTGCTGAAGCTGAAGATTTTCTTAAGCGAATGGAAGAGAAGGGTCTTAATCCCAATAAGATCAACTATGATATACTGATCAAACAGTTTTGCTGGCACAAGAAACCAAATAAAGCAACTGATCTTCTGAACGAGATGCTGAAGAAGGGAAACCTCCCGAACTCTACCAGTTATGATGCTCTCATCCATGGTCTCTGCACCCGCAAAAAGTTTGATGAAGCGCTGGATTTACATGCGGAGATGCTTGGTTGGAATTTGGAACCGAGTATTAAGTCACGGGAAATTCTTGTTCAAGGCCTCTGCACAGAGGGGCAAACTGTTGAAGCTGAAAGGCTATTACATTGCATGCTTCAATTAGGGCAAACTCCAAGCAGGACTATCTTCCAGCATATCATCGATAGGTATTCCTTAGAGAATTGTCACAGCAAAGTATCTGAGCTTTTGATTAAGATGCAAGGAAAAGGTTATGTACCAGATTTCAACACTCAGTGGTCGCTTATAAGCAACTTAAGTAATTCAAAAAAGGAAAATGGCGAAAGTGGAGGCTTTCTGTCAAATCTTCTCTCATTGAGTGGGTTTTCACAGAAGAAAAAATCTAACGTCAAAGTAGAAAAATCAGCGCACTAGATTCTAATGCCACTTCATTTGGCACATCTCATGGAGAAGCTCACAACCCTGACTGGCCCAATGGTTATTGCAGTAAATGGGTAAATATGATAGGTGGTCTGGGAAACTCAACAGACTGCCAAGATTGTTCTTCCTCCTCTGCAGATGATTCAATTGAGAAGGtaaattctttttcttcaaatttcagtttttgaCTCTCTAGGTTGCAGGGTCGCTTGAATATTAGTTTCAATCTCGGGAAAGATTGGTCTTTGAAAGCATTAACTCAAGCCTTCAAACTCTTCTCTAAAACCACAATTTTTTGTGGTTTGCTTGCTGTCTTCTGTTTTCTGGTTAGGGGTGTTATAATTTGTTGGACATCTGATAGTGATTTTTGGTAACTATATGACTTGGAAATTAAGTAGACAGGCTCCACCACTtggtcattttttatttttattgatcaTTTCATTTACTACTAAAATCCATTCTGCCATGCTGTAGAATCCTCTGTATCGATGGATGCGAGTGGTAGGGATATAATTTTTGTCAGATTTGTAATTAGGAACTGAATAATTGAAAACAATGTGTTGGAAGGGAGTTTGAACTTCAGAAAGAAAGCGATGATGATAGATGGGGTTAGTATTAAGATAGAGTAAGATATGCATAGAGATGGCCCATAGTTTTATTTAAATTGTGAGGTTTATGATTGGATTTTCTTGGTGTTCGAGATTCTTGTAATAAAAACCccgttgatttttttttcttcgtataaAACGAAAAGGATAATGGATGAAGCATGGCATTTTAATGATTCTTGGTGATTTCTCGGTCATTTTGTCTGATTTTGCTGCTGTTCACTTCTTAGTTAGAGGTCTTCCTTGACTCACTTAATCCAATTATCTTCTACCCACTTCCTTGATACTCGTGGCTCTAGCTCTAGCTCTGTACACATATCATGCTGTGCCTATTTTTATCATTTTGCAGAATAATTAGCTTCCGCTATTCTTGTAATTTCCCATAGCTGGACTGTTTTTATTGCATCTAAAGAGActgattgattttgtttttatttttttattttttcttgttctgttttgaaGATATAAGGGCTGACCTAGGAACATTGGGTGACTAATTCATGCCTCAATTGACAATTAATAGTCATGAAAGTATTGGAGCCCTGAATGATACACCAAGCTCTCTAAAAGAGGTATTACAACATCACATATTAATGACTATTGGTGGATCATAATCATTTATGTGCCAGCATGTTTAACGAGATACATATTTGCTAATTCTCCTGTTGATTTCACTTGAGTAATGGACATGGAAGTTTGGTTTGTAAATCTGACAGTCAAAGTCTTTTACTTGCTATGCTCTTAGTTATACTCCCAGTTCCTGTAAATGATTTACTTATGAGCGAAAACCTGTACAGATCATATTGAAAATATAATGTGCTCGAGAGTCTTACAGTTTTATGTTGCCTCTTTCGACAGGATTCTTCCTTGCCCTTGGGTACTGCATTGAACATCCTACACATTTTATTAGATGTTTACTCTGGGTTATATTTATTTTTTACCGAGGGCTTTAGATATTTGAATTTCGAACAAATCCACAAATTGTTGGCATTGTCGAGCTACTTTGGGTCTGGAAAGAGACGTTGAAAAAGTTGCTGGCTGATCATATTCGAATTCACAGTGTTCATCATCCAAAGGGATAAGATTTACTCTTTGAATGCTAAAACTAAAACAAGGACTTGTACTAGACAAGACGGTACAGCACTGGTCGGCAATTtattgtttcctcttctttttcatGTTTATCCATGAGAGTTCTGTGGATTTTTGTGGATTTTAATCGCTTTCCACCTCAATCTTAAGTGGATCTCATGTACTAAATACTTATGATGTACTTAAAAAGTAAAAACCCATCTAACTGGTGTGGTAATTTGTACAGGTTACTTTATAAATTGGCGTGGGCGATGGCTGTTGAATTTAGTCATTCGGGGCGATGGCTGTTGAATTTAGTCATTCGGGGCGCAGACTAGCAGCAGACGGTTGGTGGTTGGTGAGGACTTCAGGTTCAAGGTTTTCTGAGCCCCTTTAAAACGTTTAACTTCAGGTTCAACCTCATTCTCTCAATATTATTGGTCTATGAATAAACTTGATTTACAAGGCATACCAGTTAatcaataatttaatttttaaagagTGATCTTAAACTTATATTCTACTCGATTCAACTTGGGTTCCCAATCCCGTGCAAACTGATTCACTAGTCTGCAAGGAAAAAACCCATCTGGTGCTACTCTCTTGA
Above is a genomic segment from Papaver somniferum cultivar HN1 chromosome 10, ASM357369v1, whole genome shotgun sequence containing:
- the LOC113318058 gene encoding pentatricopeptide repeat-containing protein At5g15280, mitochondrial-like is translated as MRRTQILYQSYLHLQTQQQIKFLDFQVCIHSQIYSIKPHSDKPFSTNLEFQHSNEKPISYTEYSDLIYKTHALINPSVIVKSLSHNLSYLWENQKNENFVQVSSLKEILLKLSDISPESIRGFWRVSGLRPHDVHQILLGFNFDCGNFANEKEKVGFLWELFNLASQDFQHLPQSYVIMASMLIRVGLLKEGESVLRIIEPLGVLSGCHDISSELIEGYVRTRDLESSVSAYNWLRSQGLVLSNLCYKGFIELLIEMNKIQVAYKVFVDMVDVGIGPNDAGKCTLEVIVKSLCKEWKIQKARNLVKKVISTGFKPSYGVVNLIANGYCEKKDFKDLLNFLSERKCAPDPAVCNKILQSQCRDFGTEEAYLFMRELEHLGYKPDEITFGIFISWSCREGKLKDAFIYLSELLSRQLEPDIYSYNALIAGLFKEGMWKNAKEVYDEMIRGRIILDVSTCKVLLAGYCKSRRFDEVKEVIKEMVNHGLIQLSMVEDPLSKAFTILGLDPLTTKVKRDNDAVLSKAEFFDNLGNGLYLEADVDEYERTLMGVLKDAVISDFNPLILKECDLPDIKAALVLTDDIVRRGKHPSLSAFSALVKGLCESGLRSDVVTAIHLLEEMPDHVYRLDVETLNFLIRAISKIDDCQRGRILLEGMHQRSLVVENKTYGALFIGFCKKKSVKEVHEFFELARRHKWLPSLKDSKSVVRYLCQQEMFQEMLGLLESMLDANSHLISDLSNVFLEELCDLGFTSIGQALVEEVLRWGLVLDRTAYSHLIRGFCQEGRFLEAFSILETLVEKGITPSVDAYGLLIYQLCRFDKLEKARALKEVMLREESTASLSVYGAFVDGLSKNHQISEATLQFQEMVAKGIYPKTGTYNAMIQGYCRADNLRKVRELVSNMVRKNICISISSYRDLLRLMCSQGKVLCALKLKDYMVTQGYSSLHVFYNILIFHLLRIGNILPVTSLLDEMHRKGLYPDEFTYNFLVYGYYKCREFPKSMVFLKTMIDKDLRPNNRSLKSMITHLCSQKELDEALELSRIMEFNGWNHGSIIQNAIVEGLLSKGRIAEAEDFLKRMEEKGLNPNKINYDILIKQFCWHKKPNKATDLLNEMLKKGNLPNSTSYDALIHGLCTRKKFDEALDLHAEMLGWNLEPSIKSREILVQGLCTEGQTVEAERLLHCMLQLGQTPSRTIFQHIIDRYSLENCHSKVSELLIKMQGKGYVPDFNTQWSLISNLSNSKKENGESGGFLSNLLSLSGFSQKKKSNVKVEKSAH